In Macaca mulatta isolate MMU2019108-1 chromosome 16, T2T-MMU8v2.0, whole genome shotgun sequence, the sequence gttggtgggcacctataatcccagctactcgggaggctaaggcaggagaatcacttgaacccaggaggcagaggttgcagtgagccaagattgcgccactgtgctccagcctgggcgacaagagcaagactcggtctcaaataaataaataaataaataaataaataaacaaacagtgtATATGTTTTATAGACCTTTTCCTACCCAAAGAAAAACAAGTACTTTTTCCCCTTGAATTGTAATGGCTTCATTTGAAGGAGGGATGCTGTTGAATTACTACTGAAGGCAAGTGAGTATTCCATTTAGGGACTATTAATATGTGCACATAGGCACAAAACCCATTTGCTAAGAAAAATCTATCAATAGGAAAAGATGATAAGAAACTGTAGTGAATTTGCTcattaaaattttccattaaattggcagggcgcggtggctaatgcctgtaatcccagcgctttgggaggccgaggtgagtgatTCACTTGGGGCCAcaagctcaagaccaacctgggcaacacggtcaaaccccgtctctactaaaagtacagaaggcccgctgggcgcggtggctcactccttaatcccaggactttgggaggctgaggcgggtggatcacgaggtcaggagtttgagaccagcctgaccaacatggcgaaaccctgtctctactaaaaatacaaaaattagctgggtgtggtggtgggtgcctgtaatcccatctactcggtaggatgtggcaggagaatcgcttaatcccgtgaggcagaggttgcagtgagctgggatcacgccactacacttcagcctgggcgacagagtgagattccttctcaaaaaagaagtataaaagttagccaggcatgttggcgcatgcctgaaatcccagctatttgggagcctgagacatgagaatcacttgcactgtggagacagagattgccaggatcttgccactgcactccagcctgagtgacagagcaagactttgtctcggaaaaaaaaaaaaaaaaaaaatccgtaaaATTAAAAGATTCTATCCAAGGTACTGCCTGCCTATTGAGGTGGTGAGTCTTCTTGACTTTTTGCCTCACCTGGCATTACCTGTCCTCTACTGCCTCCGGTGTGCGCCTCCACACCCACCACTGTGGTACTGCGTTCGAGCCTCACGAGTCTTTCCTTACAGACCTGGTCTTGAATGAAGACCTTAATGTTTAGCCAGGAAGTTTCTAAGAATCTGACCTGCATGTGTTTGCCAAGGTGTGCATGTTATGTGACCTCCAAGTATCACAGGTATCACAGCTCTGgcacttttttttgtttccagaATTACCCAGAAACTGACTATTATCAAACCAATCTAAGTAAAACCCTAAACTTAAGCTTCAGGATTAtgcaaaagttaattttttttttctttctttttttttttttttttgaaactgggtcttgctctgttgcccaggctggagtgcagtggcacagctcacagcagccttgacctcctgggcacaagccatcctcctacttcagcctcccaagtagctgggactacaggcacacgctagcacgcctagctaattttttaaattatttgtagcaatgaggtcttgctatgtcgcccagtctggactcaaactcccggcctcaagtgatcctgcctcagcctcgcaaagtgctgagattacaggcatgaattgCCACACCTggacctttttttctcttttaaactaGAGCTGTTTCAGCAGGATAcagactaaaattaaaaatcagcccggcacagtggttcacacctgtaattccaacacttagGCAGGCCGAGGgtgttggatcacttgaggtcagtagttcaagaccagcctggccaacatggtgaaacactgtctctactaaaaatacaaaagttagccaggcatggtgctgggcatCTATAAtcctcagctactagggagtgtgaggcagaagaatctcttgaacctgggaggtgaaggttgcagtgagctgagatcacaccactgcacttcagcctgggtgacagagcaagactgtctcaaaaaaatattccAGAACTATTTATAACTTTTCTGTTTTAACATCTGACCATCCAGCCAATAATTTGGTCATCTTGTAGTTGTCTCTACCACATTATTTGAGATAACCACTtagcctttgtttgtttgtttgtttttgagatggagtcttgttctgtttcccaggctggagtgcaatggcacaatctcggctcactgcaacctctgcctcccaggttcgagcgattcttctgcctcagccttccgagtagctgggattacaggcatctgccaccatgcctggctaatttttatatttttagtagagagaggatttcaccatgttgtccaggctggtctcgaactcctgaccttgtgatccacccacctcggtctcccaaagtgctgggattgcaggcgtgagccaccatgcctggcctagccttttgacatttaaaaattcaactttgATTTGACTGGCCTGAGTTATGCCTGAGTTAATGTTTTTTATCTTAAAGAAAACTAACTCAGGAGGTCTTCATTAGCTATATACTCTATCACCAATAGTTCGTGTAATAATGCCACTGATTTCCAAAGAGCAATTCTTGTAAAATTTGTAAGTTTGGAGAAaacttatttttggaaaatactcTAAAAATCCCTCAGTAGTGCTTTACCATAGAACACTCAGAACCTCTCAACCCTTTATTACCTGTCTGCCCCATAATTGGAACAAATAATAGTATCAGATATTGTAATGTTAGGCTGTTGCTTCTTGGATCCTGTGATTCCCTAGCGACCCATCCTGGATGTCCTTTAGGTGCACAGTGCTACTACTGTGTGCCATGGACAGTGTCAGGATGCATTCTAAGCTTCCTGAGTGCATCACCATGAGGCCAAATAGACTCTTCTCTCTCCAGTGAAATTCCTTCCTGTCTGTCTTTAGGCAGTCATCTTCATCTATGCATCAGTGGTGTCTCTGTTCACCAGGCTTCATAGAAACTAAAGTACAGCCTGATCTTCCGAAAAAATACTCTTTTGTGGACTCAAgtataaaatcaatatttaatttaGTGACTAAACCTTTTTTTatggtggtggttttttgttttttgagactgagttttgctcttgttgccaggctggagtgcagtggtatgatctaggctcaccacaacctccacctccaaggtttaagcgattctcctgtctcagcctcccaagtaactgggattacagatgcccaccaccacgcctggctaattttgtatttgtagtagagacagggtttctccatgttggtcaggctggtcttgaactcccaacttcacGTGATCTgcaggccttggcctcccaaagtgctgggattaccagcatgagccaccgcacctggccaattaaacctttttaaaaccaactgaaaaatgttgaaaattcaCTTCCTTGTGAATTGTCATTGGTGAATAGTGGTTTCAAGGTTTGgggaatgaattttaaaaagccactttCCTCAAACCTTTAGGGCTCAGTAAGgctaaaacaaaaacaggtgCATCCAAGATCTGATTTCAAGGCAAGATTTACTGCTTTACAAACATTATACTTGGTCTTAATAGAAAAATGACACCAGATACATCCAGAATACATTTCACATTGGGATAGCTGCCAGTTCAGCACAAAACATACATTATTAGGAGCAGGGAGGCATGAAAATAAACTATATCTTATTTTTTGGTACATCAGGAACACTTTTGCCTGAAGTAAGCCCTTTagcactattttttatttatttttttaatccacccATCTGCACACTGGCCCTTTAGTACTCTTTAAGTGTAAAACTTTAATACTTGGCCTGGGCTTTGACCCTTGTGTTTGATCTAAATGACATTTCAAACTTCAATGTCTTTCGACTAGTGCGCTTACTGTTCTGTACAGAATTTAAAATGTGATAGTTTGAATATAAAATCTGGTTTGATACATGATATAAAAGTTGTATATTtaaattcaagaaaatgtttttgtgGACTATTTCTACTaaagaatattaaattaaaataatttaaaaacgtATGAAGCAGTGATCTGTTAACTGGACAGGTCAATTCTCTGAGCTGTGTAAATCACTGGCACTACAGTTAAATAACCTTCACACTGAGCTCAGGAGCAGCCCACTTAAGAAGATCTTGTAAATAACAAAGTGACACCTTCGAGATTACAGTTGCAACTATGCAAGTCATTCACAGAGTAGCTGCGGCCTCTCTTCTAAAGGAGGACCCATTACATGAAGATAGACCTTTCATGTCTTGTTGCTGATGTCCAAGTCTCTTGTGGTCCAGAAATGCCAGGATGGTTGTTTCAAATGCATTGGTTATGAATTGCACCTTGAATTTGCCCTTCCCTTTTTCGGTTAAACCTTTTCACATAGCTGCTGCTGCTCCTCAGCAGTCCATCCCCTGGTCGGAGGTGGCCTCTCAGGACCTGGAGCAGAGCTGTAGGGAGCTGCCGTCTCTTATGGTAGATGTGGCCCATCACAATATACCTGCTGCCTGGACAAAATAACCAGAACATTAATTCATAGTGTCTTTTAAATGccatgaaacagaaaatgtaaggCCTTTAAGAAATGCCTAAGCTGCAATCTATTATCTTGCTGCACAAGTTGAAATTGATACTGAGTCTACAGGCATCTGGTGGAAACAGCCTAGCGACCTTTAGAAGATAACCAACcaggccggtgtggtggctcacgcctttaatcccagcactccgggaggccgaggcgggcagatctcttgaggtcaggagtttgaggccagcctggccaacatggtgaaaccccatctctaccaaaaatacaaaaattagcagggcatggtggcgcatgcctgtaatcccagcaacttgggaggctgaggcgggagaatcgcttgaacccgggaggcggaggttgcagtgagctgagatcgcacccactgcactccagcctgggcgacagggcggaactcaatctcaaaaaaaaaaaaaaaaaaaaaaagcaatatgtaGCGGGACCACATTACAGAACAAAGGTCCTTATCCCAGAGCACATGCCTAGAAAGATGTGGGAGTGGGTATTCCTCCCACCAATCTCACATACACACCCAAAAAAGCAGCTTTTCTAAACTCAGTTCTGTACAGTCCATTCTGGCAATGAGGGTTGGTCGTCCACTCCATTTGTCAACATTTATTGACAGCCCGCTTTGTGCCAACCCCTGCTGTTCTCACCCTTGAGGGTGGGGACTGACAGGGCTTAAGTCACAGAGTGGCCGAAATA encodes:
- the C16H17orf58 gene encoding UPF0450 protein C17orf58 homolog (The RefSeq protein has 1 substitution compared to this genomic sequence), which translates into the protein MNRLYLTPDGFFFRVHMLALDSSSCNKPCPEFKPGSRYIVMGHIYHKRRQLPTALLQVLRGRLRPGDGLLRSSSSYVKRFNRKREGQIQGAIHNQCI